One genomic segment of Eikenella corrodens includes these proteins:
- the ppsR gene encoding posphoenolpyruvate synthetase regulatory kinase/phosphorylase PpsR yields MPPCTRHAIFISDRTGLTAEGMGDALLNQFDNIEFKRFTYPFIDTPEKAERVVAEVNKIADGCNLRPIIFTSIVSEDIRHIIRNCNGLHLSFFDAFINKLEEELGTQAVLQVGRTHGIQNTERYDARMEAVNFSLNHDDGVSAKDLADADVILMGVSRSGKTPTCLYLALQYGIRAANYPLTPDDLDSTDLPRMVKPFKSKIFGLTIDPARLHHIRTERRPNSQYASPENCRREVNEAESMFRQHGIPYTSTTHKSVEELAAGIMLACKLQRRT; encoded by the coding sequence ATGCCTCCCTGCACACGCCACGCCATCTTTATTTCCGACCGCACCGGCCTCACCGCTGAAGGCATGGGCGACGCCCTGCTCAACCAGTTCGACAACATCGAATTCAAACGCTTCACCTATCCCTTTATCGACACCCCCGAGAAAGCCGAACGCGTGGTGGCCGAAGTGAATAAAATTGCCGACGGCTGCAACCTGCGCCCCATTATCTTCACCAGTATCGTTAGCGAAGATATCCGCCACATCATCCGCAACTGTAACGGCCTGCACCTGAGCTTTTTTGATGCCTTCATCAACAAACTGGAAGAAGAGCTCGGCACTCAGGCCGTGCTGCAAGTGGGGCGCACCCACGGCATCCAAAACACAGAGCGCTACGACGCCCGCATGGAAGCCGTAAACTTCTCCCTCAACCACGACGACGGCGTGTCCGCCAAAGATCTCGCCGATGCCGACGTGATCCTCATGGGCGTATCCCGCAGCGGCAAAACCCCCACCTGCCTCTACCTCGCCCTGCAATACGGCATCCGCGCCGCCAACTACCCGCTCACCCCCGACGATTTGGACAGCACCGACCTGCCACGCATGGTTAAACCCTTCAAGTCTAAAATCTTCGGCCTCACCATCGACCCCGCCCGTTTGCACCACATTCGCACCGAGCGCCGCCCCAACTCCCAATACGCCAGCCCGGAAAACTGCCGGCGCGAAGTGAACGAGGCCGAATCCATGTTCCGCCAGCACGGCATCCCCTACACCAGCACCACCCATAAATCCGTGGAAGAGCTGGCCGCCGGCATCATGCTTGCCTGCAAACTGCAACGGCGCACCTAA
- a CDS encoding PP2C family protein-serine/threonine phosphatase: protein MQINFYQGQHIGQREEQQDALGNLVLSPQHKLYVLADGMGGQHGGQIAGKTVVAAFLGYFQQHGLHEAEQDLRQALQQANQALADTLRRQPELEGMGTTVIAVVVDETDNCYSYISVGDSPLYSYNQGSLRRINANHAFAEDLKRMIAAGEISSEAAERHPARHAVTSAVMGKDIAHIDCASGTLAPGELLLLASDGVQTLSDEEIGQTLAAASDSLEDKVNALLTVVQARQHPHQDNTSLILVQASAEQAASATQVRSLPTQTLPSNESASTARISGTPPSALPTPRSPTRGLIIGFILGALLVGTWWFTSDRATLPMPPNKDIPTASAPMMASSPAASLPAASEPNKPAFPSSASEPSAAASRPKNPPAASVPLPPIPPLTPRDSSAPQTR, encoded by the coding sequence ATGCAGATTAATTTCTACCAAGGCCAGCACATCGGCCAACGCGAAGAACAGCAAGATGCACTGGGCAATCTGGTGCTTTCACCCCAGCATAAACTCTATGTGCTGGCCGACGGCATGGGTGGGCAACACGGTGGGCAGATTGCCGGCAAAACCGTGGTGGCTGCCTTTTTAGGCTATTTTCAGCAACACGGCCTGCACGAAGCCGAGCAGGATTTGCGCCAAGCCCTGCAGCAGGCCAACCAAGCCTTGGCTGATACCCTGCGCCGACAGCCGGAACTCGAAGGCATGGGCACCACCGTTATCGCCGTGGTAGTGGACGAAACCGACAACTGCTACAGCTACATCAGCGTCGGCGACAGTCCACTCTATTCCTACAACCAAGGCAGCCTGCGCCGCATCAATGCCAACCACGCTTTTGCCGAAGACCTCAAGCGCATGATCGCCGCCGGAGAAATCAGCAGCGAAGCCGCCGAACGCCATCCCGCCCGTCATGCCGTAACCAGCGCCGTGATGGGAAAAGACATCGCCCATATCGATTGCGCCTCCGGCACACTCGCCCCCGGCGAATTGCTGCTTTTGGCCAGCGACGGCGTGCAAACTTTAAGCGATGAAGAAATCGGACAAACCCTTGCCGCAGCTTCCGACAGTCTTGAAGACAAAGTAAACGCCCTGCTGACCGTGGTACAGGCCAGGCAACATCCGCATCAAGATAACACCTCACTGATTTTGGTGCAGGCATCTGCCGAACAAGCCGCATCTGCCACCCAAGTACGCAGCCTGCCTACGCAAACCCTGCCCTCCAACGAATCCGCATCCACTGCCCGGATTTCAGGTACCCCACCCTCTGCACTGCCTACCCCGAGATCCCCCACCAGAGGTCTCATTATCGGCTTTATCCTAGGCGCACTCTTGGTCGGCACCTGGTGGTTCACATCCGATCGCGCAACCCTACCCATGCCGCCAAACAAGGATATTCCCACTGCATCCGCGCCTATGATGGCCTCATCACCAGCAGCCTCTCTACCAGCTGCATCCGAACCGAACAAACCGGCTTTCCCCTCCTCTGCATCCGAGCCGTCAGCGGCGGCATCCCGCCCGAAAAATCCGCCTGCCGCATCCGTACCGCTGCCGCCTATACCGCCACTGACACCGCGTGACTCCTCTGCACCGCAAACCCGCTGA
- a CDS encoding FHA domain-containing protein encodes MKHFWRKLLLLVLLMLPWQAGATQPDVLDAAKSVYRLWIGVPLPAQTASQLVSPQMLSEINDKGYVRIATQNRQILTFFKQNGQIYLFAGHGSGYLVSTEGHIVTNDHVANADVGEMAQLGKPEVFVVRTLAPRLELISTQPIFSDSAKDLSLLQVHGLTGKPLPLAAEKFLQPTLPVFSIGFPGASDDITSGLGFGDPDAYIQPVIAEGTLKREFKNYDNRSYWEHHAPISGGNSGGPLVNRCGQVVGTNEGAHKEQVNTVIAVSNSELVPILQNHNVKFTQIKNECVDSATASTNHQLTLLYSGMGLLILLAAGGGVYLLRLKKQVKDGSNPPINSQLIRRIVGAQQAQAAQAGVSGSVTLTALCGGGNIVLQAGKPVIIGRSAPASVIINQAQVSARHAQLLFDGRQVRVEDLGSTNGTYVNGSKVARAVLNAGDVLQLTADENIARFSMGSPQAAQARIAATLQPLGAGLPAIALYPGQTVRIGRNSGNDVVINRQQVSGSHCRISVDAAGNVVLEDLQSTNGSFVDSLEQRISRTTLRPGQTIYLANRDIAYQLTQS; translated from the coding sequence ATGAAACACTTTTGGCGAAAACTTCTGTTGCTGGTTCTCTTGATGCTGCCCTGGCAAGCCGGTGCCACCCAACCTGATGTTTTAGACGCGGCCAAATCAGTATACCGCCTGTGGATAGGCGTACCGCTGCCGGCGCAAACCGCCTCACAACTGGTCAGCCCACAGATGCTCTCGGAAATCAATGATAAGGGCTATGTGCGTATTGCCACGCAAAACAGGCAGATCCTTACCTTCTTCAAACAAAACGGCCAGATCTACCTCTTTGCCGGCCACGGTTCGGGCTATTTGGTGTCGACAGAAGGCCATATCGTAACCAATGACCACGTTGCCAACGCCGATGTGGGCGAAATGGCACAACTGGGCAAGCCGGAAGTGTTCGTGGTGCGCACCCTTGCCCCCCGTCTAGAGCTGATTTCCACCCAGCCGATTTTCAGCGACAGCGCCAAAGACCTCAGCTTGCTGCAAGTGCATGGCCTTACCGGCAAGCCGCTGCCGCTGGCTGCCGAAAAATTCCTCCAACCCACCCTGCCGGTGTTTTCTATCGGGTTTCCTGGCGCTTCCGACGATATTACTTCCGGCCTCGGTTTCGGTGATCCCGATGCCTACATCCAGCCGGTAATTGCCGAAGGCACACTCAAACGCGAATTCAAAAACTACGACAACCGCAGCTACTGGGAACACCACGCCCCTATCAGCGGCGGCAACAGCGGCGGCCCGCTGGTAAACCGCTGCGGCCAGGTGGTCGGTACTAACGAAGGTGCGCACAAGGAGCAAGTCAATACCGTTATTGCCGTTTCCAACTCCGAACTTGTACCGATTCTGCAAAACCACAACGTCAAATTCACTCAAATCAAGAATGAATGCGTAGACAGTGCCACCGCCAGCACCAACCACCAGCTCACCCTGCTTTACAGCGGCATGGGCTTGCTGATATTGCTGGCCGCAGGTGGCGGAGTGTATTTGCTGCGCTTGAAAAAACAAGTGAAAGACGGCTCCAATCCGCCAATCAACTCCCAGCTGATCCGCCGTATCGTCGGTGCCCAGCAGGCACAGGCGGCTCAAGCCGGTGTTTCAGGTAGCGTTACCCTTACCGCACTCTGCGGCGGCGGCAATATCGTCTTGCAGGCTGGCAAACCCGTGATTATCGGCCGCAGCGCACCCGCCTCCGTCATCATCAACCAAGCGCAGGTATCCGCCCGCCACGCACAACTGCTGTTCGACGGCCGCCAAGTGCGGGTGGAAGACTTGGGCAGCACCAACGGCACCTATGTCAACGGCAGCAAAGTCGCCCGTGCCGTTTTGAATGCCGGCGACGTATTGCAACTGACTGCCGACGAAAACATTGCCCGATTCAGCATGGGCTCGCCGCAAGCCGCCCAAGCGCGTATCGCCGCCACCCTGCAGCCGCTCGGCGCAGGCCTGCCCGCCATCGCGCTCTATCCCGGACAAACCGTCCGCATCGGCCGCAACAGCGGCAACGACGTGGTGATCAACCGCCAGCAGGTTTCCGGCAGCCACTGCCGTATCAGCGTGGATGCGGCCGGTAACGTTGTGCTGGAAGACCTGCAATCCACCAACGGCTCCTTTGTAGATAGCCTGGAGCAGCGCATCAGCCGTACCACCCTGCGCCCCGGCCAAACCATCTATCTGGCCAACCGCGATATTGCCTACCAACTCACCCAATCATAA
- the ppsA gene encoding phosphoenolpyruvate synthase: protein MSGKNVIWFENLRMTDVEQVGGKNASLGEMISQLAEKGVRVPGGFATTAEAYRAFLSHNGLNERISAALAGLDVDDVVELARVGAQIRQWILDTPFPAELEADIKAAWDKLVADAGTDQISVAVRSSATAEDLPDASFAGQQETFLNIQGLENVKEAMHHVFASLYNDRAISYRVHKGFEHDVVALSAGVQRMVRSDSGASGVMFTIDTESGFDQVVFVTASYGLGETVVQGAVNPDEFYVHKPTLRAGRPAILRKTMGSKLIKMVFTDTAETGKSVQVVDVDEAERKRFSISNEEITELAKYALIIEEHYGRPMDIEWGRDGLDGKLYILQARPETVKSQEERNSTLRRYRIENKSTVLCEGRAIGQKVGQGTVRLIKSAAEMDQVQTGDVLVTDMTDPDWEPVMKRASAIVTNRGGRTCHAAIIARELGIPAVVGCGDATDVLTHGQNVTVSCAEGDTGLIYDGLLKVEVIDLALDNMPASPVKIMMNVGNPELSFGFASLPSEGIGLARMEFIINRQIGIHPRALLEFDRQDAELQAQINERIAGYASPVDFYVDKLAEGIATIAASAYPKKVIVRMSDFKSNEYANLLGGNIYEPHEENPMLGYRGAARYISPDFKECFALECRALKYVRDEMGLTNVEIMIPFVRTLHEAEAVVKALKENGLERGKNGLRLIMMCELPTNAILAEQYLKYFDGFSIGSNDMTQLTIGVDRDSGGPIAGTFDERDPAVKVMLHLAIKACRKLNKYIGICGQGPSDHPDFAKWLVEQGIETISLNPDTVIETWLYLAKELPPKQ, encoded by the coding sequence ATGTCTGGCAAGAATGTAATCTGGTTTGAAAATCTGCGTATGACCGACGTAGAACAGGTGGGCGGCAAAAACGCCTCCTTGGGCGAAATGATCAGCCAGTTGGCTGAAAAAGGCGTGCGCGTGCCCGGCGGCTTTGCCACCACGGCCGAAGCCTACCGCGCATTTTTGTCGCACAATGGCTTGAATGAGCGCATTTCCGCCGCGCTGGCCGGGCTGGATGTAGACGATGTGGTCGAGCTGGCACGCGTGGGCGCGCAAATCCGCCAATGGATTTTGGACACCCCCTTCCCCGCCGAGCTGGAAGCCGACATCAAAGCCGCATGGGACAAACTGGTGGCCGATGCTGGCACCGACCAAATTTCCGTGGCCGTACGCTCTTCCGCCACCGCCGAAGACTTGCCCGATGCCTCCTTTGCCGGACAACAGGAAACCTTCCTGAATATCCAAGGCCTCGAAAACGTAAAAGAAGCGATGCACCACGTGTTTGCCTCGCTCTATAACGACCGCGCCATCTCCTACCGCGTACACAAAGGCTTCGAGCACGACGTGGTGGCCCTCTCCGCCGGCGTGCAGCGCATGGTGCGCTCCGACAGCGGCGCTTCCGGCGTGATGTTCACCATCGACACCGAGTCCGGCTTCGACCAAGTGGTGTTCGTAACCGCCTCCTACGGCTTGGGCGAAACCGTGGTGCAAGGCGCGGTAAACCCCGACGAATTCTACGTGCACAAGCCCACCCTGCGCGCCGGCCGCCCCGCCATCCTGCGCAAAACCATGGGTTCCAAACTAATTAAAATGGTGTTCACCGATACCGCCGAAACCGGCAAATCTGTGCAGGTGGTAGATGTGGACGAAGCCGAACGCAAACGCTTCTCCATCAGCAACGAAGAAATCACCGAATTGGCCAAATACGCGCTGATTATCGAAGAACACTACGGCCGCCCGATGGACATCGAATGGGGCCGCGACGGCTTGGACGGCAAGCTCTACATTCTGCAGGCCCGACCCGAAACCGTGAAATCGCAGGAAGAACGCAACAGCACCCTGCGCCGCTACCGCATCGAAAACAAATCTACCGTATTGTGCGAAGGCCGCGCCATCGGCCAGAAAGTCGGCCAAGGTACCGTGCGCCTGATTAAAAGTGCTGCCGAAATGGACCAAGTGCAGACCGGCGACGTATTGGTAACCGATATGACCGACCCGGATTGGGAACCGGTGATGAAACGCGCCTCCGCTATCGTGACCAACCGTGGCGGCCGCACCTGCCACGCTGCCATTATCGCCCGCGAATTGGGCATTCCGGCAGTAGTGGGCTGCGGCGACGCCACCGATGTGCTCACCCACGGCCAAAACGTAACCGTATCCTGCGCCGAGGGCGACACTGGCCTGATTTACGACGGCCTGCTGAAAGTGGAAGTGATTGATTTGGCGCTGGACAATATGCCTGCTTCACCGGTGAAAATCATGATGAACGTGGGCAACCCCGAGCTCTCCTTCGGCTTTGCCAGCCTGCCCAGCGAAGGCATCGGCTTGGCACGCATGGAATTCATCATCAACCGCCAAATCGGCATCCACCCGCGCGCCCTGCTCGAATTCGACCGCCAGGATGCCGAACTGCAGGCGCAGATTAACGAGCGCATCGCCGGCTATGCCTCACCGGTGGATTTCTACGTGGACAAACTGGCCGAAGGCATCGCCACCATCGCCGCCTCCGCCTACCCGAAAAAGGTAATCGTGCGGATGTCCGACTTCAAATCCAACGAATACGCCAACCTGCTCGGTGGCAATATCTACGAGCCGCACGAAGAAAATCCTATGCTCGGCTACCGTGGCGCCGCCCGCTATATTTCGCCCGACTTCAAAGAGTGCTTCGCGCTCGAATGCCGCGCCCTGAAATATGTGCGCGATGAAATGGGTCTCACCAACGTGGAAATCATGATTCCCTTCGTGCGCACCCTGCATGAAGCCGAAGCCGTGGTGAAAGCGCTGAAAGAAAACGGCCTGGAACGCGGCAAAAACGGCCTGCGCCTGATTATGATGTGCGAGCTGCCCACCAACGCCATCCTGGCCGAGCAGTATCTGAAATACTTCGACGGCTTCTCCATCGGCTCCAACGACATGACCCAGCTCACCATCGGCGTAGACCGCGACAGCGGCGGCCCGATTGCCGGCACCTTCGACGAGCGCGATCCGGCGGTGAAAGTGATGCTGCACCTGGCCATCAAAGCCTGCCGCAAGCTGAACAAATACATCGGTATCTGCGGCCAAGGCCCGTCCGACCACCCGGATTTCGCCAAATGGCTGGTTGAACAAGGTATCGAAACCATTTCGTTGAACCCGGATACCGTAATTGAAACCTGGCTCTATCTGGCTAAAGAGCTGCCGCCCAAGCAGTAA
- a CDS encoding FHA domain-containing protein, whose translation MAMTLCAAGKHYYDSAVQSGCPYCGESAPSGSPHTAAIPAALEERTQMLAADSHQLAAQSAKTQMLDNAAPSAESDSALKTHILGVSNRPDAEARTKGMCEFPVVGWLIITEGQGRGTDFRLIQGENRIGRNADLEVCLDFGAQSDNTVSHEAHAVVVYDHHANEFFIERGSSRNLAMLNGSTIRGEPTLQRNDIIQVGATKLLFLPFCDQNFKWQAD comes from the coding sequence ATGGCAATGACCCTCTGTGCCGCCGGCAAACACTACTACGACTCCGCCGTACAGTCCGGCTGCCCCTACTGCGGCGAATCTGCCCCCTCCGGCAGCCCCCATACCGCCGCCATCCCGGCCGCACTAGAAGAGCGCACCCAGATGCTCGCCGCCGATTCGCACCAATTGGCCGCCCAAAGCGCCAAAACCCAAATGCTCGACAATGCCGCCCCTTCGGCAGAAAGCGATTCCGCCCTAAAAACCCATATCCTCGGCGTAAGCAACCGCCCCGATGCCGAAGCCCGCACCAAAGGCATGTGCGAATTCCCCGTGGTCGGCTGGCTGATTATCACCGAAGGTCAAGGGCGCGGCACCGATTTCCGGCTGATACAGGGCGAAAACCGAATCGGCCGCAATGCCGACCTGGAAGTCTGCCTCGATTTCGGTGCGCAAAGCGACAACACCGTCAGCCACGAAGCCCATGCCGTTGTTGTCTACGACCACCACGCCAACGAATTCTTCATCGAGCGTGGCAGCAGCCGCAACCTCGCCATGCTCAACGGCAGCACCATCCGCGGTGAGCCCACCCTGCAACGCAACGACATCATCCAAGTCGGCGCCACCAAACTGCTGTTCCTGCCCTTCTGCGATCAAAACTTTAAATGGCAGGCAGACTGA
- a CDS encoding TerC/Alx family metal homeostasis membrane protein, producing the protein MTTHLGFPLETVAVFVVLSVGAIAIDLFAHRSDKPMSLKSAALWSVFWIAVSLAFGGYLWFHHGSETASLFFTGYALEKVLSVDNLFVIMAVFSWFKIPEAYRHRVLYWGIIGAIVFRMVFVAIGTGLMALGPYVELVFAVVVGWTGVMMLRRDEEDEANEDYSEHLAYRWVHRFFPVWPRLHGHNFFLRGHELPEACRQNPDVRLEPAGEDLKHPEQHHPQPVKKGALVATPLFLCLAIIEISDVMFAFDSVPAVIAVSKEPLIVYSAMMFAILGLRTMYFVLEALRGYLVHLEKAVVALLFFIAVKLALSASEHLFQHGYEISPNASLVVVLVVLALGVAASFVFPEKNKAEEQNKQP; encoded by the coding sequence ATGACCACCCATTTAGGCTTTCCGCTGGAAACCGTTGCCGTTTTCGTTGTCCTCTCCGTAGGCGCGATTGCCATCGATCTGTTTGCCCACCGCAGCGACAAACCCATGTCGCTCAAAAGCGCCGCGCTGTGGTCGGTGTTTTGGATTGCGGTGTCGCTGGCGTTCGGCGGCTATTTGTGGTTCCACCACGGCAGCGAGACGGCCAGCTTGTTTTTCACCGGTTATGCGCTGGAGAAAGTGCTGTCGGTGGACAACCTATTCGTGATTATGGCCGTGTTTTCCTGGTTTAAAATCCCGGAGGCCTACCGCCACCGTGTGCTGTATTGGGGCATCATCGGCGCGATTGTGTTCCGCATGGTGTTCGTGGCCATCGGTACCGGCCTGATGGCGCTGGGGCCGTATGTGGAGCTCGTATTTGCCGTAGTGGTGGGCTGGACGGGTGTCATGATGCTGCGCCGCGATGAAGAGGATGAAGCCAATGAAGACTACTCCGAACACCTGGCCTACCGCTGGGTGCACCGTTTCTTCCCGGTATGGCCGCGCCTCCACGGGCACAATTTCTTCCTGCGCGGCCACGAGCTCCCCGAAGCCTGCCGCCAAAACCCCGACGTGCGCCTCGAGCCGGCCGGCGAAGACCTGAAACATCCGGAACAACACCACCCGCAGCCGGTAAAAAAAGGCGCGCTGGTGGCCACTCCGCTGTTTTTGTGTTTGGCCATTATCGAGATTTCCGATGTGATGTTTGCCTTCGACAGCGTACCGGCGGTGATTGCCGTATCCAAAGAGCCGCTGATTGTGTACAGCGCCATGATGTTCGCCATCCTCGGCCTGCGTACCATGTATTTCGTGCTCGAAGCCCTGCGCGGCTATTTGGTGCACCTGGAAAAAGCCGTGGTGGCGCTGCTGTTTTTTATCGCGGTAAAACTGGCGCTTTCCGCCTCCGAGCACCTGTTCCAACACGGCTACGAAATTTCGCCCAACGCCTCGCTGGTGGTGGTGCTGGTGGTGCTGGCCTTGGGCGTGGCCGCTTCTTTCGTGTTCCCGGAAAAAAACAAAGCAGAAGAGCAAAACAAACAGCCCTAA
- a CDS encoding pseudouridine synthase: MQLTKYLQAQGIGSRKQCRQLIEQGRIEINGVTAEQPAAEIEPARVQHLAIDGEEIAVIPLPHYYLLLHKPAGYETSHKPRDYPSVFSLLPDHIRATEPQAIGRLDADTTGVLLITNDGAFNHRQTSPKHHVAKLYRATLKHPADESLCAALRQGVLLHDDNETVSAAAAELENPHSLLLTITQGKYHQVKRMVAAAGNRVEALHRLRFGDWECEDLLPGQWRFIQPED; this comes from the coding sequence ATGCAACTCACCAAATATCTGCAAGCCCAAGGCATCGGCAGCCGCAAGCAATGCCGCCAGCTCATTGAACAAGGCCGCATTGAAATCAACGGCGTAACCGCCGAACAGCCCGCAGCCGAAATCGAGCCCGCCCGAGTGCAGCATCTCGCAATCGACGGCGAAGAGATTGCCGTTATTCCCCTGCCGCACTACTACCTCCTGCTGCACAAGCCCGCCGGTTATGAAACCTCGCACAAACCGCGCGACTACCCCAGCGTGTTTTCCCTGCTGCCCGACCATATCCGCGCCACCGAGCCGCAAGCCATCGGCCGGCTCGATGCCGACACCACCGGCGTGCTGCTCATCACCAACGACGGTGCGTTCAATCACCGCCAAACCTCGCCCAAACACCATGTGGCCAAACTCTACCGTGCCACGCTCAAGCACCCGGCCGACGAAAGCCTGTGTGCCGCATTGCGACAAGGCGTGCTGCTGCACGACGACAACGAAACCGTATCCGCTGCCGCGGCCGAATTAGAAAACCCGCACAGCCTGCTGCTCACCATCACCCAGGGCAAATACCATCAGGTAAAACGCATGGTGGCAGCTGCCGGCAACCGCGTGGAAGCCCTGCACCGCCTGCGCTTCGGCGATTGGGAATGTGAGGATTTGCTGCCGGGGCAATGGCGCTTTATCCAGCCCGAGGATTGA
- a CDS encoding serine/threonine protein kinase yields MTQQNVQRADALVAGSQLHTYIVLKVLGSGAFGITYLAEHIHFGSQHVIKEYLPDSGVRVQGLTVQAKSSGDQEIFNWGLNGFFNEAKLLYGLSHPNVVKVTDLFEANGTAYFVMPYLRGITLHQWIKEHPNPSENELAGIFIPLLEGLKYIHERQLLHRDIKPENIFITENQTPVLIDFGAARQAVGQKSRPLTQILTPPFAPIEQYHSRDVFMPALDLYSLGACIYQSITHQLIEEAPARIAGEDTQPKLAGSRYEGRYSHHLLAAVDYALNVRAENRFQNAMDMQQALLGLAEIPSQATSLPEAGNTTQASYPAQTAVHGKVLPKQRKTALAASGRKPKWLLWGGIGAAVLAALIVSAFLLMHNSDENNEPVTPPTASAAANAPVVLPPAGQTQPEQPAENGGDNSGTGISAAYIDEMNKQLPQMIADGVRWDKTVYAESSNALIMQITMTKLRLGDLNNSQLNELQSAIGPAMAKTACADPNVSPWLTQHNGTLIIAFYDKSGKHLVDGSVSGSDCQ; encoded by the coding sequence ATGACGCAGCAAAACGTCCAACGGGCAGACGCGCTGGTTGCAGGTAGCCAGCTTCATACTTACATCGTCCTCAAAGTGCTCGGCTCCGGCGCATTTGGTATCACCTATCTGGCCGAACATATCCATTTCGGCTCGCAACACGTTATCAAAGAATACCTGCCCGACAGCGGCGTACGCGTTCAAGGGCTGACCGTTCAGGCCAAAAGCAGCGGCGACCAGGAAATCTTCAACTGGGGCTTAAACGGCTTCTTCAACGAAGCCAAACTACTCTACGGTTTAAGCCACCCTAACGTAGTCAAGGTAACCGACCTGTTCGAGGCCAACGGCACTGCCTATTTTGTGATGCCCTATCTGCGCGGTATCACCCTGCACCAATGGATTAAAGAACACCCCAACCCGAGTGAAAACGAGCTGGCCGGTATTTTCATCCCCCTGCTTGAAGGCCTGAAATATATTCACGAGCGCCAGCTACTGCACCGCGACATCAAACCAGAAAATATCTTCATCACCGAAAACCAGACCCCGGTATTAATCGATTTCGGAGCCGCCCGGCAGGCTGTCGGCCAAAAAAGCCGACCGCTTACCCAAATCCTCACTCCCCCATTCGCCCCTATCGAACAATACCACTCGCGCGATGTTTTCATGCCCGCGCTGGATTTATACAGTCTCGGTGCCTGTATCTACCAATCTATTACCCACCAGTTAATTGAAGAAGCCCCCGCCCGTATCGCTGGCGAAGATACTCAGCCCAAGCTGGCCGGCAGCCGCTATGAAGGCCGCTACAGCCATCACCTCCTTGCCGCTGTCGACTATGCTCTCAATGTGCGTGCCGAAAACCGTTTCCAAAATGCTATGGATATGCAGCAGGCACTGCTTGGGCTGGCAGAAATTCCATCTCAGGCGACCTCTCTCCCTGAAGCTGGCAATACCACCCAAGCCTCTTATCCGGCACAAACAGCTGTGCACGGGAAAGTACTACCTAAACAACGCAAGACTGCTCTGGCAGCATCCGGCCGCAAGCCGAAATGGCTGTTGTGGGGCGGGATCGGCGCAGCCGTATTGGCAGCATTGATTGTCTCTGCCTTCCTCCTGATGCACAACAGTGATGAAAATAACGAACCTGTCACCCCACCCACCGCTTCGGCTGCCGCCAATGCGCCGGTAGTACTGCCTCCGGCTGGACAAACCCAACCTGAACAGCCCGCTGAAAACGGTGGCGATAATAGCGGCACCGGTATTTCGGCAGCGTATATTGATGAGATGAACAAACAGCTGCCGCAGATGATCGCTGACGGTGTACGTTGGGACAAAACCGTCTATGCCGAAAGCAGCAACGCACTGATTATGCAGATTACCATGACGAAGCTGCGCCTCGGCGACCTCAACAACAGCCAGCTCAATGAATTGCAGAGTGCTATCGGCCCAGCTATGGCCAAAACCGCCTGTGCCGACCCCAATGTCAGCCCATGGCTGACCCAGCATAACGGCACCCTTATCATTGCCTTCTACGACAAAAGCGGTAAACACCTTGTCGATGGTTCGGTATCCGGCAGCGACTGCCAGTAA